ATGATTATGAAGTAACTACGCTAAGTGGTTTAATAATGACTGAACTGTCACACATACCCAAACAAGGTGAGAAATTGATTTGGCAAAAATTTGAATTGGAGGTTATCGATATGGATGGTGTGAAGATTGATAAAGTAATGGTGAAAGCCTTAAAAGATTAAAATAGTTTTACGCTAGTTAGTTAATTACTATTTAAACTAGAATTAAAACTGAATACTAAAAAAAATGACTGAGGGAAATTTTGTAGATTACGTTAAAATATATGTTTCATCTGGAAAAGGTGGAAAAGGATCTACGCACTTGCATAGAGAAAAGTTCATACAATATGGTGGACCAGATGGTGGTGATGGTGGAAGAGGTGGACACGTTTATCTTGTAGGGAATAAAAGTTTATGGACGCTTTTTCATTTGAAATTTGCAAGACATATCAAAGCAGGAAATGGCGGCGATGGAAGTGGAGATAGGAGTACTGGAGCTGATGGGGAAGATAAATACATTGAGGTGCCACTTGGTACTGTAGTTAAAGATAAGGAAACAGGAGAAATTTTATTTGAAATTACTGAGGATGGCGAAAAACAAGTCCTTTCACGCGGTGGCAAAGGTGGATTAGGAAACTGGCATTTTAGAAGCTCAACCAATCAAACGCCACGATACTCTCAGCCAGGTTTGCCAGGAGTAGAAATGGATGTTATTTTAGAATTGAAGGTACTTGCTGATGTAGGTTTAGTTGGTTTTCCTAATGCAGGTAAGTCAACTTTATTATCTGTTTTGACTTCGGCTAAGCCAAAAATTGCTGATTATCCTTTTACAACTTTAAAACCTAATTTAGGAATTGTGGCGTACAGAGATTTTCAATCTTTTGTTATTGCTGATATTCCGGGAATTATTGAAGGAGCTGCTGAGGGTAAAGGTCTTGGACATTATTTTTTAAGACACATTGAGCGTAACTCTACATTGTTATTTTTAGTTCCTGTTGATACACCAGATATCAAAGGAGAATATGATATTCTTGTGAATGAGTTGACCAAATACAACCCAGAAATGCTAGATAAAGAGCGTTTATTAGTTATTTCTAAATGCGACATGCTGGATGATGAGTTAAAAGCAGAATTGAAAACAGAACTTGATGCGTCTTTCAAAGATATTCCGTATATGTTTATATCTTCTGTAGCGCAACAAGGACTTACAGAATTAAAAGACAAATTGTGGAAAATGTTGAACGACTAATTTCACTTTTTTAAATTGTAAATCCGCTTCAAGAAATTGAAGCGGATTTTTTTTGTGGCATATATTTAGTTTTTAACTTTTATACGAATCCCTTTGGTATGACTACTGAATTCTGGGGCGTACATACTTTGAATAGTTGTAATTCCATTTGAAAATGCTCCCGCATTATTGACGCGAATATCATATTCTAATACATAGGTTCCTTTGTTTATGGAGTCAAAAAAGAAATGAGTCGCAGCATCTTTTGTACTGTTGTAAAATCCTAATCCTCCTTTGTATTGGTATTCAGATAGTACATTTACGGGTTCAAAACAAGAGGCTCTTAGGTCTTTTAAATGAACAAATTCCATGTCTTCCTTTGCCGTAATGATTAATCTTACGGTAACTAAATCTCCAATTTGTAATGGAATTGCTGCATTTATTTTTTGTAAAACATCACCATTAGCTGTGTTTTTTTTGATGAACAATTCTTTTGCAACCGATAAAATACCTCCCGAATTATTTTTTATTTGATCTAATTCTTCAAAATATTGCCAATAGATTCCGCCAAATCCAGGGACATTTGATTTGTTTTGAATGCTAATAGTTCCCATTTCTTTTTTGATTTCATCTGATTTCCAGTTGAGTTTTACATAACCAGTTTCGGCCTCTTTTTCGTTTTCGGAGAGTTTTTTGGTAAGTATTTTTTCGTCACCAATTTTGATCACGGTATTGTCTTTTACACTCAACCAATCGGTTCCTTGCATTAGTAGTGCGTAGACAGCCTCGGTCGTTGCTTTTGTGGTAGGCCAATTTTTAACTTGTTTGTTTTTTAACAACCAAACTTTCATTTCGTCTACTGCTTTCTTGTCGTTTGTCACTTCGGCGAAAGCCTCAATGAGCAAAGCTTGCGTTTCAATAGGTGCTTGATGCCAATACCAGCCTGCTTTGTTAGCAATCCAGTACATGCCCCAATCTTCATTGTTAGAGGCTGTTTCTTTTAAGCTTTCTATTATTTTTTTTGCGGTATCTTTTTCACCAAATCGATTTAATGTTATGGCTGCCAAACCTTTTTCGTATAAGGAATAGGATAGCCAATCTTTTTTTGCGGTTTCTATATACCATTTTGAGACTTTCTTTATTGTATCAGAAAGAGGTTGCTGCTCAACATAAAAACTACGCGTATAGAGGTAATGCAATTCAGAGTACGGATTGTGCCAAAT
This portion of the Flavobacterium sp. CECT 9288 genome encodes:
- the obgE gene encoding GTPase ObgE, which translates into the protein MTEGNFVDYVKIYVSSGKGGKGSTHLHREKFIQYGGPDGGDGGRGGHVYLVGNKSLWTLFHLKFARHIKAGNGGDGSGDRSTGADGEDKYIEVPLGTVVKDKETGEILFEITEDGEKQVLSRGGKGGLGNWHFRSSTNQTPRYSQPGLPGVEMDVILELKVLADVGLVGFPNAGKSTLLSVLTSAKPKIADYPFTTLKPNLGIVAYRDFQSFVIADIPGIIEGAAEGKGLGHYFLRHIERNSTLLFLVPVDTPDIKGEYDILVNELTKYNPEMLDKERLLVISKCDMLDDELKAELKTELDASFKDIPYMFISSVAQQGLTELKDKLWKMLND